A region of Oryctolagus cuniculus chromosome 3, mOryCun1.1, whole genome shotgun sequence DNA encodes the following proteins:
- the ZDBF2 gene encoding DBF4-type zinc finger-containing protein 2 isoform X1 — MQRKQGYCSYCRVQYTNLEQHLFSAQHRSLTRQSRRQMCTSSLMERFLQDVLRHHPYNYQENRSMQNEAPTNTDVPPDTVHMDESIPEEKAEDAAAPHRESPSESSEPAEESHSRPSKLLEHGEEVSVRPSVIQKLEKGQQQSLVFVPKVESSTKKFNPVDTGQATNKGKSLIRHPVICNAPARGLPESSCTRPVITKMTRLPLAAQMGSASKCDPNKPGKYDVPSDGVSRNIRSSSNLETSSVSYEKHKESNRKSLRVNSDKLVTQKGLKSQGKTSSGGFKSHESMGAESSERAEFPEVAANPAQNLSVTDMPSNVGIFEDAIPRHQEEFFSNMDCTEEEKHLGFSKSVILKQKGSMSTEMKFDCDSVRSVSDQPQEAVQGVNLWKEDGIDQEESRGSETSFDCSSFFHSLTSISKVAAKETNLSEKLYSDLQYKNIKPYVSELSCDCDDSPQVGTSQSQVIVRGESLQNIKPVSLVDQSYDSSGSEMNFDCDASLPTTSDYPMQSVKEEDLPNEMPFSLVDKNYGSSSSEVSADTVFPRQSVIDRPPVIVTETKLWKKSHVVLVDKNYGSSCSEASYDCDVPPQSVVDPPQLTVKGKKSKHRHARLKKKKRKSRKAKRHLHSDVSLEAVADEPQRDAEEINLLKEKNADLMDMNCESHGPEMGFHADARFVADQSEVAVNEVNPPNIDNDLENQSVHSSISNISFDSHAFSYLSVYDQPQGALGEVNLKELNVDMEVKSCGSSTSELTFDSDPPVLSVSNLCQLDVERLKEERANLEDESCESNSSDITFESDIPLCSVVDQPEVAVNEKEPVELENKSNEPCVSEITFDSNIPLHSGNDQPEVAVKEVIIQKEEYIHLERKNDEPSGSEISLDSYAPHHSVINSPKVAVKNLNPEKEEQVPLENKEKERTNSELSLDYGTLFHSVTGHSEEATEELNITNEKQAHSGNKCNEGSVSETRSGSNIPLQSVIQKAQGIIKEKWLQKERVAIFQGKGADVHGSKTNSDSSVPHSVTEPQEVGRKRKRKEKHIQEEESDYSDSEKMVKPGFSPWSMTKKSQLAVRKEDRVDSDHGSTEPRGSEVNMDFGIPLHSVTGQSQLAFLKAKHADPNDKNRQLSDSKISFDSVEPHQPLAGQFQEAVKKINMWNEGDIGLKNKIDKPNGSKHGSDVSLLSAADQPQVAVKQINHENKDHKYLEIRSSQYSCSEMSSHSNFSVQSLVARPHVTVLKPEHIEVEGKRGQSCGSAISFDSEKPHQPVGKQPMETAKEGSFWKDEVGWEDKKDEAKGFRVICNSGGLQPVIGQTKEVVKEISLQKEHVDLEEKAVKPNDSKINFDSDEPLQSVTNKIQDPVKETNLLREEHVCLHDKSYEPDGSEIFYVSNMPLQSVMEQPHILEEERANLEIKGSDPCGPEIGFDSNHHFQSAAEQLQKTDKEPNLWKEDHIYLENKSYKLGDFEINCDSGAPVQFVAPVSVKEMNLEKMYHNDPENKNYKSCGFEIKCDSGVHLHSDYQPPVACKETNFQKDAQISMEDKMSEPSDSEMVCDSDVPFQIVVNQCQGSDKETNHPEVLLVDLMTSDSDCDCEVISHPHMPLQLLNDPLHRAVKELSSANADSINVDDYCYDSCGSAVRHVCEARSQSVRRQSKESFKIINRKNDYIILGDLSCQSCDSETDCDVDASDLSVACHSRRPDKKMVRANGPRRNSNMKGTSQPVTHQMQKADKEGNLWKDLKNESGDCAVVCGTSCESVANQITGREDLLKLKCTALEKRRKSCGSEKDFQGSPSLRSNSDQPQKAVGKKGRLKKVTFDLKEDSYDSPSSSTPMGGSGKQLEKAKEVVEDDPDEPVLEALPNVPPSFVGKTWSQIIRENDLKVDALVKEFKEGRFRCYFNDDDCEPKKVLDKGKKNTLPDLHQDTASIQGLPDDTTGSFSGSFSGSFSGSFSDSDDFSVDFDRLGFHYPLADRLTNQLWHVACRCRAVKVSHATQTNFTNYQMMKRKIVSQEEESPKRRHLHSQSDSRATATVKIGTDEFPESCPKHSKPTSSEALVHVLSSLDDKLKEGECSELSTMSPEGCDDMQCICTCGLDAIHCDDPSLKQTLTDPEFTGDDDDDDDDDDNVQSFASTSSMIVPARYGLKSRRRTSKCSVVLGNCEIPKGSSFRLTFSNRGIAQISPKSVRSQFLASKSKKKSQGKKMTPSNKRSFPQKVYKPFILRHKSRIASEKRSIWIRTKPSDIIRKYISKYSVFMRRKYQSRATFMAMHLKKKQSVVDRSETVERPAEVLSDAPAPPVGADVQLRAAASPPKQPVQASPSTAGGKNNGLKTCRRRKKKHVVFRPYDLRSVCYIPDSDRILTRLANKLRTSEVKSKAS; from the coding sequence ATCAATGCAAAATGAAGCACCTACGAATACTGATGTACCACCTGATACGGTGCATATGGATGAGTCTATTCCTGAAGAAAAGGCTGAGGATGCAGCTGCACCCCACAGAGAGAGTCCCTCTGAGAGTTCTGAACCTGCTGAAGAGTCCCATTCCAGACCCAGTAAACTCCTGGAACATGGAGAGGAAGTCTCAGTTCGACCATCGGTTATACAAAAGCTGGAAAAGGGACAGCAGCAGTCTTTGGTGTTTGTTCCTAAGGTTGAGAGTAGCACGAAAAAGTTTAATCCAGTAGATACTGGTCAAGCTACAAATAAAGGCAAAAGCTTAATCCGACACCCAGTGATTTGTAATGCCCCCGCTCGTGGTCTCCCTGAAAGTTCTTGTACTAGACCAGTTATAACTAAAATGACTAGGTTACCGCTAGCAGCACAAATGGGTTCAGCTAGCAAATGTGACCCAAACAAACCTGGAAAATACGATGTACCATCAGATGGGGTTTCTAGAAATATTAGGTCATCATCCAACCTAGAAACGTCTTCAGTTTCATATGAGAAACATAAAGAATCAAATAGGAAATCTTTACGTGTAAATTCAGATAAATTGGTCACACAGAAAGGTTTAAAATCACAGGGAAAAACTTCATCAGGTGGCTTTAAATCCCATGAATCTATGGGTGCTGAGAGCTCTGAAAGAGCTGAATTTCCTGAAGTAGCAGCAAACCCAGCACAGAACTTGAGTGTAACTGACATGCCTTCTAATGTAGGGATCTTTGAAGATGCCATTCCAAGGCATCAGGAGGAATTCTTTTCTAATATGGATTGTACTGAAGAAGAAAAGCATTTGGGTTTTAGCAAGTCAGTGATTTTGAAACAGAAGGGCTCAATGAGTACTGAAATGAAGTTTGACTGTGACTCTGTCCGGTCAGTTTCTGATCAGCCCCAGGAGGCTGTTCAAGGCGTAAATCTATGGAAGGAGGATGGAATTGATCAGGAAGAATCTAGAGGTTCTGAAACGAGTTTTGATTGCAGTTCCTTTTTTCATTCACTGACTAGTATATCTAAAGTGGCTgccaaagaaacaaatctttcagaGAAATTATATTCTGACTTACAGTATAAGAATATTAAACCTTATGTTTCTGAATTAAGTTGTGATTGTGATGACTCTCCTCAGGTGGGTACTAGCCAATCTCAAGTGATTGTTAGAGGTGAAAGTCTTCAAAATATAAAGCCTGTTAGCCTGGTTGACCAAAGCTATGACTCTAGTGGTTCTGAAATGAATTTTGATTGTGATGCCTCACTCCCGACAACTAGTGACTACCCCATGCAGTCTGTAAAAGAAGAAGACCTTCCTAATGAGATGCCCTTTTCTTTGGTTGATAAGAACTATGGATCTAGTAGCTCTGAAGTAAGTGCTGATACTGTTTTCCCACGTCAGTCAGTGATTGACCGTCCCCCAGTGATTGTCACAGAAACAAAACTTTGGAAGAAGTCTCATGTTGTGTTGGTTGATAAGAACTATGGATCGAGTTGTTCTGAAGCAAGTTATGATTGTGATGTTCCTCCTCAGTCAGTAGTTGACCCTCCCCAACTGactgtcaaaggaaaaaaatcgaAGCATAGACATGCTCGCCTGAAAAAGAAGAAACGGAAATCCAGAAAGGCTAAAAGGCATCTTCATAGCGATGTTTCACTTGAGGCAGTGGCTGATGAACCCCAGAGGGATGCTGAAGAGATCAATCTTCTGAAAGAGAAGAATGCTGACCTTATGGATATGAACTGTGAGTCTCATGGTCCTGAAATGGGTTTTCATGCTGATGCTCGATTTGTGGCTGACCAGTCTGAAGTAGCAGTTAACGAAGTAAACCCTCCAAACATAGATAATGACCTAGAGAATCAGAGTGTTCACTCTAGCATTTCTAATATAAGTTTTGATTCCCATGCGTTTTCTTATCTGTCAGTTTATGATCAGCCTCAAGGGGCTTTGGgtgaagtaaatcttaaagagtTAAATGTTGACATGGAAGTTAAGAGCTGTGGGTCCTCCACTTCTGAGTTGACTTTTGATTCTGATCCCCCCGTTCTGTCAGTTTCTAATCTGTGTCAGCTGGATGTTGAAAGACTAAAAGAAGAACGCGCTAACCTGGAAGATGAGAGCTGTGAGTCAAATAGTTCTGACATAACTTTTGAGTCTGATATTCCTCTTTGCTCAGTAGTTGACCAACCTGAAGTAGCTGTTAATGAGAAGGAACCTGTTGAACtggaaaataaaagtaatgaGCCTTGTGTTTCTGAAATAACTTTTGATTCTAATATTCCTCTTCATTCAGGAAATGATCAACCTGAAGTAGCTGTTAAAGAAGTAATCATTCAGAAAGAAGAGTATATACACTTAGAAAGGAAGAATGATGAACCCAGTGGTTCTGAAATAAGTTTGGACTCGTATGCCCCTCATCATTCAGTGATTAATTCTCCTAAAGTAGCTGTTAAAAACTTAAATCCTGAAAAAGAAGAGCAGGTACCTttagaaaataaggaaaaggaaCGTACCAATTCTGAACTAAGTTTGGATTATGGTACTCTTTTCCATTCTGTGACTGGACATTCTGAAGAAGCCACTGAAGAACTAAACATTACAAATGAAAAGCAAGCACACTCTGGAAATAAGTGTAATGAAGGAAGTGTTTCTGAAACACGTTCTGGTTCTAACATCCCTCTTCAGTCAGTGATTCAAAAAGCTCAAGGAATCATTAAGGAAAAATGGCTTCAGAAAGAAAGGGTTGCTATATTTCAAGGTAAAGGTGCTGATGTTCATGGTTCTAAAACAAATTCAGATTCTAGTGTTCCTCATTCAGTGACTGAACCTCAAGAAGTTggtagaaaaaggaagagaaaagagaagcatATTCAAGAAGAGGAGAGTGATTACAGTGATTCTGAAAAAATGGTGAAGCCTGGTTTCTCGCCTTGGTCAATGACTAAAAAATCTCAACTCGCTGTTAGGAAGGAGGACCGTGTGGACTCAGATCATGGAAGTACTGAACCCAGAGGTTCTGAAGTAAATATGGATTTTGGTATCCCTCTTCATTCAGTCACTGGCCAATCTCAGCTAGCCTTTTTGAAAGCAAAACATGCTGATCCAAACGATAAAAACAGGCAACTTAGTGATTCTAAAATAAGTTTTGATTCTGTTGAGCCCCATCAGCCATTGGCTGGACAATTTCAAGaagcagttaaaaaaatcaatatgtgGAATGAAGGGGATATTGGCCTTAAAAATAAGATTGATAAGCCTAATGGCTCAAAACACGGCTCTGATGTTTCTCTTCTGTCTGCAGCTGATCAACCCCAAGTAGCTGTTAAACAAATAAACCATGAGAATAAAGATCATAAGTACTTGGAAATTAGGAGCAGCCAGTATAGTTGTTCTGAAATGAGTTCCCATTCTAATTTCTCGGTTCAGTCGCTAGTTGCTCGACCTCATGTAACTGTTTTGAAGCCAGAGCACATTGAGGTGGAAGGAAAACGCGGTCAGTCTTGTGGTTCTGCAATAAGTTTTGATTCTGAGAAACCTCATCAGCCTGTGGGTAAGCAGCCTATGGAAACGGCTAAAGAAGGAAGTTTCTGGAAGGATGAAGTTGGCTGGGAAGATAAGAAGGATGAAGCTAAGGGTTTTAGAGTTATATGTAATTCTGGTGGCCTTCAGCCAGTGATTGGCCAAACTAAGGAAGTAGTTAAGGAGATCAGCCTTCAGAAAGAGCATGTTGACTTGGAAGAGAAGGCTGTCAAACCTaatgattctaaaataaattttgattctGATGAACCTCTTCAATCTGTGACTAATAAAATTCAAGACCCtgttaaagaaacaaatcttcTGAGGGAGGAACATGTTTGTCTGCATGATAAGAGCTATGAACCTGATggttcagaaatattttatgtttcaaataTGCCTCTTCAGTCAGTGATGGAGCAGCCACATATTTTGGAAGAGGAACGTGCCAATTTGGAAATTAAGGGCAGTGATCCTTGTGGTCCTGAAATAGGTTTTGATTCCAATCATCATTTTCAGTCAGCAGCTGAGCAGCTTCAAAAAACAGACAAAGAACCGAACCTTTGGAAGGAAGATCATATTTACCTGGAAAATAAGAGCTATAAGCTAggtgattttgaaataaattgtgATTCTGGTGCTCCTGTTCAGTTTGTGGCTCCTGTGTCTGTCAAAGAAATGAACTTAGAAAAGATGTATCATAATGACCCGGAAAATAAGAACTATAAATCTTGtggctttgaaataaaatgtgattCTGGTGTTCATCTTCATTCAGACTACCAACCTCCAGTGGCTTGCAAAGAGACAAACTTTCAGAAGGATGCGCAAATTAGCATGGAAGATAAGATGAGTGAGCCTAGTGATTCTGAAATGGTGTGTGATTCTGATGTCCCTTTTCAAATAGTAGTGAACCAGTGTCAAGGGTCAGACAAAGAAACAAATCATCCAGAGGTATTACTTGTGGACTTGATGACCAGTGATAGTGATTGTGATTGTGAAGTGATTTCTCATCCTCACATGCCTCTTCAGTTGCTGAATGACCCACTTCACAGGGCTGTCAAAGAACTCAGCTCTGCAAATGCTGACTCTATTAATGTAGACGATTACTGCTACGACTCCTGTGGTTCTGCTGTAAGACATGTTTGTGAAGCCCGTTCTCAGTCAGTGAGAAGGCAGTCCAAGGAGAGTTTCAAAATAATAAACCGCAAGAATGACTATATCATTCTGGGAGATTTAAGCTGCCAGTCTTGTGATTCTGAAACAGATTGTGACGTGGATGCCTCTGACCTGTCTGTGGCTTGCCACTCACGAAGGCCTGATAAAAAAATGGTGAGAGCTAATGGTCCCAGAAGAAATTCTAACATGAAAGGCACGTCTCAGCCAGTGACTCATCAAATGCAGAAAGCTGACAAGGAAGGCAACCTTTGGAAAGATCTAAAAAATGAATCTGGTGATTGTGCAGTTGTTTGTGGTACCTCTTGTGAATCAGTGGCCAATCAGATAACTGGTAGAGAAGACCTTTTGAAGTTAAAGTGTACAGCTCTGGAAAAGCGAAGGAAATCTTGTGGCTCTGAGAAGGATTTTCAGGGCAGTCCTTCTCTTCGGTCTAACTCTGACCAGCCTCAAAAAGCTGTTGGCAAGAAAGGCCGCCTTAAAAAGGTAACCTTTGACCTGAAAGAGGATAGCTATGATTCCccttccagctccactcccatgGGTGGTTCTGGAAAGCAGCTGGAAAAAGCAAAAGAGGTCGTAGAAGACGATCCTGATGAACCAGTTCTTGAAGCCTTGCCTAATGTGCCTCCTTCTTTTGTGGGGAAAACATGGTCTCAGATAATAAGAGAAAATGACCTAAAAGTTGATGCCCTTGTGAAGGAATTTAAGGAAGGTCGTTTCCGCTGTTACTTTAATGATGATGATTGTGAGCCCAAAAAAGTTTtggataaaggaaaaaaaaacaccctgcCTGACCTTCATCAGGACACTGCATCAATTCAAGGTCTGCCAGATGACACTACAGGTAGTTTTTCTGGTAGTTTTTCTGGAAGTTTTTCCGGGAGTTTTTCTGACAGTGATGACTTTTCAGTGGACTTTGATAGACTAGGCTTTCATTACCCTCTAGCAGACAGGCTTACCAACCAGCTGTGGCATGTGGCATGTCGGTGCCGGGCAGTGAAAGTGAGCCATGCGACGCAAACCAATTTTACAAATTACCAAATGATGAAAAGGAAAATTGTTAGCCAAGAGGAAGAATCACCAAAAAGAAGGCATTTACATTCACAGAGTGACAGCAGAGCAACAGCAACAGTCAAAATCGGGACAGATGAATTTCCTGAATCATGCCCCAAACATTCGAAGCCTACATCATCCGAAGCCTTAGTCCATGTTCTTTCATCTCTAGATGATAAACTGAAAGAAGGTGAATGCTCTGAGCTCTCTACCATGAGTCCCGAGGGGTGTGATGATATGCAGTGTATATGCACATGTGGGCTGGATGCCATTCATTGTGATGACCCCTCATTAAAGCAAACTCTAACTGATCCAGAGTTCAcaggagatgatgatgatgatgatgatgatgatgataatgtaCAGAGCTTTGCTTCAACATCTTCCATGATAGTGCCAGCAAGATATGGATTAAAGTCACGCCGGCGGACCAGTAAATGCTCTGTGGTCCTAGGGAATTGTGAGATTCCAAAGGGAAGTAGTTTCCGGCTAACTTTTTCAAATCGTGGTATTGCCCAAATCTCTCCCAAATCAGTTAGAAGTCAGTTTTTAGCaagcaaaagtaaaaagaaaagtcagGGAAAGAAGATGACACCAAGTAATAAGAGAAGTTTTCCCCAAAAGGTTTATAAACCATTTATTCTCCGGCATAAAAGCAGAATAGCTTCAGAAAAACGGTCCATTTGGATTCGGACCAAACCAAGTGATATCATTAGAAAGTATATTTCGAAGTACTCTGTTTTTATGCGTCGTAAATACCAATCCAGGGCCACTTTTATGGCAATGCATCTTAAAAAGAAGCAGTCTGTTGTGGATAGGTCAGAGACAGTGGAGAGACCCGCTGAGGTGCTTTCGGATGCCCCAGCTCCACCAGTTGGTGCTGACGTGCAGTTAAGAGCTGCGGCAAGTCCTCCGAAGCAGCCTGTGCAGGCCTCTCCTAGTACAGCAGGAGGAAAGAATAATGGTCTTAAAACTTGCCGTCGcagaaagaaaaaacatgttGTTTTTCGACCCTATGATTTGAGAAGTGTGTGTTACATCCCGGATTCTGATAGAATACTGACTCGGCTGGCAAACAAATTGAGAACTAGTGAGGTCAAGTCGAAGGCTAGTTGA